The sequence below is a genomic window from Gemmatimonadota bacterium.
CGACGACGGTTCCAGGCGGCGGGGTCGAGACGTCGCCGACCGCTACGATCTTGCCATCCTGCAACAGAATCGAAGCGCCTCGGAGTTCCGATCCGGTGGCCGTCATGACCGTGGCATTCCGGATCACGACCGCGGGATTCGCCCGCCGCCGATAGGTCGACGGGAATTGCGGCCGATCGATACTCAAGGTGTCCTTAAATCGATCGTCCGCTTGCTCTGCAACCGCAGCCGCGGCGACCCCCGCTTCCATCGAACCGACCAACCAGAGTCTCCAAATTCCCCGCATCATTTCCCCAAGCCTTTCTGATGGATGACTTCGGACTACGGCTTTGTGCTGAGAACGACCTCGACTGGTGTATCGGTGATCCCGATTTTCACCAGCCGGAACGGCGGTTGCGCGGTGATCCAGAAGACCGCCGGCTGCCACCCGCCTGACCACTCCACCCGAAATGCCTCGATGGCACCGCCCCGGATCTCGACCGATTCCGTACCCAGGCCTCGGAGCGTGGTAACCCGGGCCTCGTTCTGCCCGCCGCTGAAGGTCAGAAACGACCATGTCGCGTTCGGCGTCCAGGGGAGGCCCGGCAACAAGCCCTGGATCGCGTTGTCATCGACCGGATTGGACCCGAGAGTAGTGTCGACCGGCACGGTCCTGGTGCCCTCGGGCGAGCCGGCGGTTGCCTGACCGCTCACCCGGGGGCCCTGGTAATCGAGTTCGACCGTCGTCGGCTGACTTTGGTTGGTGCCTTGCTGGCGAACCCGAAGCATGGCTCCCGCGTCGGAAATGTCAACGATGGTCCTCTGCTCCACGAGGCCCGCAATGCTGCTCTCTTCGGTCAGGCGCTTCCCGGTCGGGGTGTCCTCAACAACCGTTCGGGTCCACCCGAGTTGAATTCCCTTGACCAGGACCGCGAAGCTATCCGACCGCGGCACCAGCAAAGTCATGTCGAGGGGCAGGGCCGAGGCGGCCGCCGAAGGCGGCGATTTGGCGATCGCTTGCCCGGAGGCGGGCCGCGGGCCAAGAACGAAGATCAGGAGCATCGAGGCGGTGGGGCGGATCATCGCGGGGAATCTAGCGAGACCACGGCCTAACCCGCGAGCGCGATGATAACGCCATGCGGAATACGCGGTTATCCTTGAAACCAACCGCTCCGCCGATCGGGTACTTAACGCGGGCACCGCCGTTGCGTCAGATGGGCAGCCAATGATAGCCGAGACGGATGACGACCTGGTGACCTCGTTCTGTGCCGGGGAGGCATTGGCGGCCGACGAATTGGTCCGGCGCCATGCGACCTCCCTTGGTCGGTTTCTCTACTCGAACGGGGCCCCCGAATCCGACGTCGAGGACTTGGTTCAGGAGGCGTTCTTCAAAGCGTTCCGAGCCCTGCCCGGCTGGCGGCGGGAGGCCTCGTTCAAGAGCTGGTTGTTCCGGATTGGCGCGAACTTGAATCGAGACCAGTTCCGCCGCCGGAAGGGGCGGGAGACGGTTCCGATCGAGGATCATGATGTGGTCGATGGGTCTGACCCCGAGGGCGAGTCGGGTGCCGCCGACATTGAACGGCGGCTGCGGGCCGAGTTGGACCGGCTGCCGCGACTGCAGCGAGAGGTGTTCTTGCTGCGAGCCCAACAAGGCATGGAGTACGACCAGATCAGCAGCACGTTAGGCACGACGCCGGGGGCCGCCCGGGTCCACTACCATCATGCGGTAAAACGGTTGAAGGAGACGGTCCAATGACGCCGTGCGAACTACTCTCCGACCGGATGGCCAAGGTGGCTGCCGGAGATGCCGGGTGGACCGCCGACGAGGCCGGCCACTTGGCGGCCTGCGCCGATTGCGCGGCGGAATGGCGGTTGCAAAGCGCCGCCGGCCACCTGGGCCGGCGGCTTCCGCCGCTCGATCCGGCCCGAATCGTGACCCGGTTGCACCAGGAGCTGGCCACGGACCGGCCGGAGGTGGTTCCGCTGACCCGGCGGGGTCCGGTGCGGTGGGCCCTCGGGCTGGCGGCGGCGGCCTTGATTCTGGCCGTTCGGATGGTCGGTCCCTCGGGCGGTTCCGGGCCGGCGGACTCCGCCGTCCCGGGCGGCGTGTTGAGTGAGTTGGACGACCTGAGCGGCCAAGAATTGGCCTCGGTACTCGAAGTGATTGAAGTAGACCGCCCGGGGCCCTCGGTCGAGGAGCCGGGCCTCGGTGATTTGACGGCCGATGAGTGGGAGCGTTTGCTCCGAAACTGGGAGGGTTGAGGAATGATCAAGTGGGTAGTGGTTCTCGCGACGCTGGCGGCGGGGTTCGCCGGCCGGCTGCCGGCTCAGGACACGGCCGTCGCCGGGCCGATGGCGGAACGGCTCCGCCAACAGATCGAAGTCCGGTTTGGGGAGCGACTCTCCGAAGAATTGGGACTCACCGATGGCCAATCGGTCAAGGTCCGCGGCATCTTGGCCACCTGGGCCGTGAAACGGCGGAATCTGGAGCGGGAGGATCGCCAGCAGCGAGCGGAATTGTCGGCCGCGATGCGGCCCGGGGTGGCCGCCAACGATCAGGCGGTGTCGCGCCTCGTCGATGCGATCTTGGCCACCCGCGGCGCCATGGTCCAGACCTTCCGGGACGAGATGGCCGAACTCGGGACCGTCTTGAGTCCGGTGCAGCGGGCCCAGTACCTGCTGCTCCGCGATCGGCTTCTCCAGCGGGTTCAAGAGCTCCGCCAGGAACGGCAGGCCGAGGGCGGTCGGCCGCCACTTGCCCGGCGGCTCCGGCCCCGCTAAACCCCGCCTCGGCTCCCTCCCCATCCCGGGGGGAGACTATTAAATTGGTGCGGTCCACTTCAATGGAGTGAACGGTGCGGTCTGTCCTTCTGATCGGGTTGCTGCTGGCGGTTCCTTCCGCCCGATCGGGATTAACCCAGAAACAGCTGGTGTATCGGATTCCGATCACCGGGACGATCGAAAATGGGCTCGCGCCGTATGTGGCGAGGGTGTTGGCCGCGGCCAAGGCGGCCGGCGCCGAGGCGGCGGTGTTGGACATCGACACGCCCGGCGGGCGGATCGACGCGGCCCAACGGATCGTTGACGCCGTGCGGGGCGCTGGGCTGCCGGTGTACGCCTTCGTCAATCCACGGGCCTATAGCGCGGGGGCTATGATCGCTCTTGCCGCCGAGGGGATCTACATGGCCCCGGGTGGCGTGATCGGCGCCGCCACCCCAGTCGACGGGCAGGGCACGAAGGCGTCGGAGAAGATCGTGAGTGCCATGCGCGGTGAGTTCCGGGCACTCGCGGAAGCCCGCCAACTCGACCCGACGGTGGCCGAAGCCATGGTCGACGAGTCGATCGAGATTCCCGGCGTCAAGCCGGCGGGGAAACTCTTGACGCTGACCACCGATGAGGCCGTGCGGCTCGGCTACGCCAAATCCGTGGTGACCGATTTGCCAGCCCTGCTCGCGGCGGTGGGCCTCCCGGGGGCCAGGGTCACCTCGATCGAGCTCAACTGGGCCGAACTCGCCGTCCGATTTTTGACCAGCCCGCTGGTATCCCCGCTGCTGTTGTCGTTGGGGATGCTCGGTCTGATCTTTGAAATCAAAGCAGGGCATTTCGGACTCGGTGCCGTGGCGAGCTTGACCTCACTCGGGCTGTTCTTCGGGAGCGGGATGATCCTCGGACTGGCCGGTTGGGAGGAAGTCCTTCTGCTGGCCCTCGGTTTCGTGGCGCTCGGGGTCGAGGCCCTAATCCTGCCGGGCTTCGGCGTGGCGGGGATCATTGGGCTCGGGTTGGTGTCGACATCGATCATCCTGGCGTTGGTCGGCACCGCGCCGACCGGGGGCGACTTGGTGCAGGCCGGGGCCATTCTCGTGACGGCCCTGGTCATCACGGCGTCGGTGCTCTTTGTCTGGATCCGACACATCCCCCACAGTACCCGATTCCGGAAGGTCATGCTGCGGGACGGACATGCCGCGGTCGATGGGTATGTCGCGGCCCCGACCCGGGGCGACTTGGTGGGGCAATCCGGTACCGCGGTGACCGACCTTCGGCCGTCGGGCGCCGCCGTGATTGGCGACGAGCGGCTCGATGTCGTCACCGAGGGGGAGTATGTCGCCGCTGGGGCACCGGTCACGGTGCTTCGCTCGGACGGCTATCGGCACATCGTACGCGCAGTCAAGGTTTTGACGAATTGATCCAGCCTTTATCTCAACTTTGCGGGGGCATGAGTGAATACGGATAATCTCCAGCTCGGGCTGGTCGTGGCGCTGTTGGTCGGCGGCATGATCGTCTTGTCGATCTTCTTCCGGTTCGTTCCGATCGGACTCTGGTTCCAGGCCTTGGTGTCCGGGGTCAAGATTTCCTTTCTGCAGCTGTTCTTCATGCGGTTTCGGAAAGTCGACCCCGCTTCGATCGTGAATCCCTTGGTCAATTCCCACAAGGCGGGGCTAGTCCTGACGGCCGACCAGCTGGAGTCGCACTATCTCTCGGGCGGGAACGTGACCCGGGTGGTCAACGCCTTGATCTCGGCGGAAAAAGCCGGCATCGCGCTCGATTTCAAGCAAGCCACCGCCATCGACCTGGCCGGCCGCGACGTGTTCGAGGCGGTGCAGGTGAGCGTCAATCCGAAAGTCATCACGACGCCGAAGGTGGCGGCGATGGCCAAAGACGGCATTCAGTTGCTGGCGATTGCGAGGGTAACGGTCCGGGCCAACATCAATCGGCTGGTCGGCGGTGCCGGTGAAGAGACCATCCTGGCCCGGGTCGGCGAGGGCATCGTCAGTACCATCGGCTCCGCCGCCAGCCACAAGGCGGTGCTCGAGCAGCCGGATATGATCTCGAAGACGGTGCTGGCCAAGGGACTCGACGCCGGAACGGCGTTTGAAATCCTGTCGATCGACATCGCCGACGTCGACGTCGGTAAGAACATCGGCGCCGAGTTGCAGACCGACCAAGCCGAGGCCGATAAGCGAATTGCGCAAGCTAAGGCGGAGGAGCGCCGCACCTTGGCGGTGGCGATGGAGCAAGAGTACAAGGCCTTGGTGCAAAAGGAGCGGGCCAACTTGGTCGCTGCCGAGGCGCAGATTCCGCTCGCCATGGCCGATGCGCTTCGGAAGGGTAACCTCGGAGTCATGGACTACCAGCGGTACCGGAACATGGAGGCCGATACCCAGATGCGGCATTCAATCGCGGGCCCTCAGGACGCGGGCCCGGCCGGGTCGATCTAGTCGATGGGCGAGATTCTTCTTCTGGTCGTCTTGTTTGTGGTCGGCGGCCTGCTCCAGGCCGCCGGCAAGCGACGGCGTCAGGGTGCCGAGGGGCCGACCTTGCCGCCGACTGGGCTGGAGCCGTCACGGGAGTCGGGCGGCATGCTGGCCGAGATCCAGAAGGCGCTCGCAGAGATGAAACGAGCGAATGAGGCGGCCACCTTCTACAGCCTGGATGAGGACGAGGTGGAGGCCGTCACTCGTGAAGTCGAATCCGAAGTTCGGAACCTCGATGACGTGGCGCCCCGGCCGGCCCGGGTCACCGTCGTTCAAGACGACGCGATCGAGGCGCTCACCGCGAAACGAGCCGAATGGGCCGAGACACGGTCCCGGTCCCACACGAAGGCCGACCACCGGGCGTTCGATGCGAAGATCCGGGCGGTGGAGCCGGTGCTACCTGCCGGTCCGGACCGGGCGGCAGCACTCCGCCGGATGATCGTGTGGCACGAGGTGCTCGGAAAGCCGGTGGCCCTCCGGCGCCCGGAAGACGGCTAGCGGTTACCGGAAGGTCCGAAATGCTTGGGGCGATTGTAGCGGCTTGCCTGGCCCGCGGGGGAGACCCATATTCGGGGCCGTTGCCCGAGTGGCGGAATGGCAGACGCAGTGGACTCAAAATCCACCGGGGGCAACCCCGTGCGAGTTCGACTCTCGCCTCGGGCATTTCGTAGCCAAAGTTCGCGGCCGCCGGGCCGCCCTATCAGCAGCGCCCTTGCGTATTTTCCGCGATACCATAAGGTTTATA
It includes:
- a CDS encoding RNA polymerase sigma factor, which codes for MIAETDDDLVTSFCAGEALAADELVRRHATSLGRFLYSNGAPESDVEDLVQEAFFKAFRALPGWRREASFKSWLFRIGANLNRDQFRRRKGRETVPIEDHDVVDGSDPEGESGAADIERRLRAELDRLPRLQREVFLLRAQQGMEYDQISSTLGTTPGAARVHYHHAVKRLKETVQ
- a CDS encoding nodulation protein NfeD → MRSVLLIGLLLAVPSARSGLTQKQLVYRIPITGTIENGLAPYVARVLAAAKAAGAEAAVLDIDTPGGRIDAAQRIVDAVRGAGLPVYAFVNPRAYSAGAMIALAAEGIYMAPGGVIGAATPVDGQGTKASEKIVSAMRGEFRALAEARQLDPTVAEAMVDESIEIPGVKPAGKLLTLTTDEAVRLGYAKSVVTDLPALLAAVGLPGARVTSIELNWAELAVRFLTSPLVSPLLLSLGMLGLIFEIKAGHFGLGAVASLTSLGLFFGSGMILGLAGWEEVLLLALGFVALGVEALILPGFGVAGIIGLGLVSTSIILALVGTAPTGGDLVQAGAILVTALVITASVLFVWIRHIPHSTRFRKVMLRDGHAAVDGYVAAPTRGDLVGQSGTAVTDLRPSGAAVIGDERLDVVTEGEYVAAGAPVTVLRSDGYRHIVRAVKVLTN
- a CDS encoding UPF0365 family protein produces the protein MVVALLVGGMIVLSIFFRFVPIGLWFQALVSGVKISFLQLFFMRFRKVDPASIVNPLVNSHKAGLVLTADQLESHYLSGGNVTRVVNALISAEKAGIALDFKQATAIDLAGRDVFEAVQVSVNPKVITTPKVAAMAKDGIQLLAIARVTVRANINRLVGGAGEETILARVGEGIVSTIGSAASHKAVLEQPDMISKTVLAKGLDAGTAFEILSIDIADVDVGKNIGAELQTDQAEADKRIAQAKAEERRTLAVAMEQEYKALVQKERANLVAAEAQIPLAMADALRKGNLGVMDYQRYRNMEADTQMRHSIAGPQDAGPAGSI